The following coding sequences are from one Nymphalis io chromosome 5, ilAglIoxx1.1, whole genome shotgun sequence window:
- the LOC126768568 gene encoding E3 SUMO-protein ligase NSE2-like, which translates to MSESDITEIRKQCIDSLLLCADNVSKYVDTGKDVELNKLRKYIQSYCFSEAQQNVEAMALQEVKDSDISDLNKLDEVVRKRLIQITQNTDISSHPLVIEFDKRIERNTQIVAQNLDESCVTITQAEENNIDPITLKPIENPVRNKICKHVYERDVILKHIQRKQGAKCPVAGCVSQQPLRSENLISDEEFRTRMSIPQNSNVSQEELDTAAVYSQEY; encoded by the exons ATGAGCGAATCCGATATTACAGAAATACGAAAACAATGCATTGATAGTTTATTATTGTGTGCTGATAATGTATCAAAATATGTTGACACTGGAAAAGATGTTGAACTCAACAAGTTAAGAAAGTATATACAAAGCTATTGTTTTTCAGAAGCGCAACAAAATGTAGAAGCTATGGCTTTACAGGAAGTTAAA GACAGTGATATATCAGATCTCAATAAGCTAGATGAGGTTGTTAGGAAACGATTGATACAAATTACTCAAAATACTGATATTAGCAGTCACCCTCTTGTAATTGAATTTGACAAAAGGATAGAGAGAAATACCCAAATTGTTGCAC aaaatttggATGAATCCTGTGTGACAATAACTCAAGCTGAAGAGAACAAT ATAGATCCAATAACTTTGAAGCCTATAGAGAATCCAGTAAGGAACAAGATTTGTAAACACGTCTATGAACGTGACGTTATACTCAAACACATCCAACGAAAACAAGGAGCCAAGTGTccag tcgcGGGCTGTGTTAGCCAGCAACCTTTACGAAGTGAAAATCTTATATCCGACGAGGAGTTTCGGACGAGGATGTCAATACCTCAGAACTCTAACGTGTCGCAGGAAGAATTGGATACAGCTGCAGTTTATAGCCAGGAGTACTAG
- the LOC126768485 gene encoding GTPase-GDP dissociation stimulator vimar isoform X1, with protein sequence MDGSSAKKSSSFEKLVIQNIENVSDLKTKLNEIISEGSNYEYDVSSCLKALLKSSDQVIVLLTVQAISELAKCENKRQTYAVKDVIEPILLILNKEVTLERIDLIKQCCRALGNLCCDCDTTRILLIENNGIEILYKIMETSITDTNMPLNEIKLLTCKTLLNFAIGGQEYSESLVKGGLIECIKQILSMEYKKEQMEDDVVSTVLLILSVINDNDPEFLYDANVNTAVLNILKETTNIEVSELCLEHLHTQAEHDTVKTLLANEGGVNLVCLRLEQLMQRLNSDELTADDNEVVTVMKQACDLIIIVLTGDEAMNTLYNNGKGEVYLTMVRWLDSKNYQLLTTAVLAIGNFARRDDYCTQMMDNKIFDKLLDIFELFHGYSVRSQAEGAAGAEGAVGAEGAERRGEVDASTACRLQHAALSAMRNLSVAPRNKQVAARTRAAAVLVAALPVVRDHHVAYKLLAAIRMLVDGQENVARVLAGSAGALRAAARWGADAHAGAGGEAPRLLAWLVRLLPRDYALENVIQAEGCVSSLVNMLVASHSVMQNEAILALTLLAIHALRNTPENIEIEKSFVAQIISSEIGKHVSVLMETNCAKMPVEVAENLVAFLDITSKNNTILSDYKDAKVHESLKKLVEARSDFNDSLKLCIGNINTVMSDE encoded by the exons atGGACG GATCTTCAGCAAAGAaatcttcttcttttgaaaaaTTGGTAATTCAAAACATAGAAAATGTAAGtgacttaaaaacaaaactcaACGAAATAATTTCAGAAGGCAGTAATTATGAATACGATGTTTCATCCTGTCTTAAGGCCTTATTGAAAAGTAGCGACCAAGTAATAGTATTGCTGACGGTACAAGCGATATCAGAACTAGCGAAATGCgaaaataaaagacaaacatACGCTGTTAAAGATGTAATTGAACCTATTTTGCTAATCTTAAATAAGGAGGTAACTTTAGAAagaatagatttaataaaacagtGCTGTAGAGCCCTGGGTAATTTATGCTGTGATTGTGACACaactagaatattattaattgagaACAATGGTATTGAAATACTTTACAAGATAATGGAAACCAGCATAACTGATACAAATATgcctttaaatgaaataaaattgcttACATGTAAAACATTGTTAAACTTCGCTATCGGTGGACAAGAATACTCAGAATCATTAGTGAAAGGAGGCTTAATTGAATgcattaaacaaatattgtcTATGGAATATAAGAAAGAACAAATGGAAGATGATGTTGTATCTAcagtattattaatactaagtgTGATTAATGATAATGATCCTGAATTTCTGTATGATGCAAATGTAAATACTGCTGTATTGAATATATTGAAGGAAACCACAAATATTGAGGTATCTGAGTTGTGTTTGGAACATTTACACACTCAAGCTGAACatg ATACAGTGAAAACTCTACTTGCTAATGAAGGAGGTGTGAACTTGGTATGTCTACGTCTTGAGCAACTTATGCAAAGGCTTAACTCTGACGAGTTAACTGCTGACGATAATGAAGTTGTTACTGTTATGAAACAAGCTTGcgaccttattattattgtattgactGGAG ATGAAGCTATGAACACCCTATATAATAATGGAAAAGGTGAAGTCTACTTGACTATGGTACGGTGGTTGGATTCAAAGAATTATCAGCTCCTTACCACAGCTGTACTTGCTATTGGTAACTTTGCTAGACGGGATGACTACTGTACACAGATGATGGATAACAAAATCTTCGATAAGTTGCtcg ATATATTCGAACTGTTCCACGGCTACAGCGTGCGCTCGCAGGCGGAGGGCGCGGCCGGCGCGGAGGGCGCGGTGGGCGCGGAGGGCGCGGAGCGGAGAGGGGAGGTGGACGCGAGCACGGCGTGCCGCCTGCAGCACGCGGCGCTGTCGGCCATGCGCAACCTCAGCGTGGCGCCGCGCAACAAGCAGGTCGCCGCCCgcacgcgcgccgccgccgtgcTCGTGGCTGCGCTGCCCGTCGTGCGCGACCACCACGTGGCGTACAAGCTCCTGGCCGCCATTCGCATGCTCGTCGATGGACAAG AGAATGTAGCGCGCGTGCTGGCGGGGAGCGCGGGCGCGctgcgggcggcggcgcgctgGGGGGCGGACGCGCACGCGGGCGCGGGGGGGGAGGCGCCGCGGCTGCTGGCGTGGCTCGTGCGCCTCCTGCCCAGAGACTACGCGCTCGAAAACGTCATCCAG GCAGAAGGCTGTGTCTCAAGTTTGGTGAATATGCTCGTAGCATCTCACTCCGTTATGCAGAACGAGGCCATCCTCGCTCTCACTCTACTCGCGATACACGCGCTCAGGAACACGCCGGAAAATATCGAAATAGAGAAGAGTTTTGTCGCACAGATAATAAGTTCGGAAATAGGTAAGCACGTTTCGGTACTTATGGAGACGAATTGCGCCAAAATGCCGGTAGAAGTAGCAGAGAACCTCGTAGCCTTTCTCGATATAACGTCGAAGAACAACACCATCCTTTCCGATTACAAGGACGCTAAAGTACACGAATCCTTAAAAAAACTTGTCGAAGCGAGAAGCGATTTCAACGACTCACTTAAGTTGTGTATTGGTAATATTAATACTGTTATGTCTGATGAATAG
- the LOC126768485 gene encoding GTPase-GDP dissociation stimulator vimar isoform X2, protein MDGSSAKKSSSFEKLVIQNIENVSDLKTKLNEIISEGSNYEYDVSSCLKALLKSSDQVIVLLTVQAISELAKCENKRQTYAVKDVIEPILLILNKEVTLERIDLIKQCCRALGNLCCDCDTTRILLIENNGIEILYKIMETSITDTNMPLNEIKLLTCKTLLNFAIGGQEYSESLVKGGLIECIKQILSMEYKKEQMEDDVVSTVLLILSVINDNDPEFLYDANVNTAVLNILKETTNIEVSELCLEHLHTQAEHDTVKTLLANEGGVNLVCLRLEQLMQRLNSDELTADDNEVVTVMKQACDLIIIVLTGDEAMNTLYNNGKGEVYLTMVRWLDSKNYQLLTTAVLAIGNFARRDDYCTQMMDNKIFDKLLDIFELFHGYSVRSQAEGAAGAEGAVGAEGAERRGEVDASTACRLQHAALSAMRNLSVAPRNKQVAARTRAAAVLVAALPVVRDHHVAYKLLAAIRMLVDGQENVARVLAGSAGALRAAARWGADAHAGAGGEAPRLLAWLVRLLPRDYALENVIQKAVSQVW, encoded by the exons atGGACG GATCTTCAGCAAAGAaatcttcttcttttgaaaaaTTGGTAATTCAAAACATAGAAAATGTAAGtgacttaaaaacaaaactcaACGAAATAATTTCAGAAGGCAGTAATTATGAATACGATGTTTCATCCTGTCTTAAGGCCTTATTGAAAAGTAGCGACCAAGTAATAGTATTGCTGACGGTACAAGCGATATCAGAACTAGCGAAATGCgaaaataaaagacaaacatACGCTGTTAAAGATGTAATTGAACCTATTTTGCTAATCTTAAATAAGGAGGTAACTTTAGAAagaatagatttaataaaacagtGCTGTAGAGCCCTGGGTAATTTATGCTGTGATTGTGACACaactagaatattattaattgagaACAATGGTATTGAAATACTTTACAAGATAATGGAAACCAGCATAACTGATACAAATATgcctttaaatgaaataaaattgcttACATGTAAAACATTGTTAAACTTCGCTATCGGTGGACAAGAATACTCAGAATCATTAGTGAAAGGAGGCTTAATTGAATgcattaaacaaatattgtcTATGGAATATAAGAAAGAACAAATGGAAGATGATGTTGTATCTAcagtattattaatactaagtgTGATTAATGATAATGATCCTGAATTTCTGTATGATGCAAATGTAAATACTGCTGTATTGAATATATTGAAGGAAACCACAAATATTGAGGTATCTGAGTTGTGTTTGGAACATTTACACACTCAAGCTGAACatg ATACAGTGAAAACTCTACTTGCTAATGAAGGAGGTGTGAACTTGGTATGTCTACGTCTTGAGCAACTTATGCAAAGGCTTAACTCTGACGAGTTAACTGCTGACGATAATGAAGTTGTTACTGTTATGAAACAAGCTTGcgaccttattattattgtattgactGGAG ATGAAGCTATGAACACCCTATATAATAATGGAAAAGGTGAAGTCTACTTGACTATGGTACGGTGGTTGGATTCAAAGAATTATCAGCTCCTTACCACAGCTGTACTTGCTATTGGTAACTTTGCTAGACGGGATGACTACTGTACACAGATGATGGATAACAAAATCTTCGATAAGTTGCtcg ATATATTCGAACTGTTCCACGGCTACAGCGTGCGCTCGCAGGCGGAGGGCGCGGCCGGCGCGGAGGGCGCGGTGGGCGCGGAGGGCGCGGAGCGGAGAGGGGAGGTGGACGCGAGCACGGCGTGCCGCCTGCAGCACGCGGCGCTGTCGGCCATGCGCAACCTCAGCGTGGCGCCGCGCAACAAGCAGGTCGCCGCCCgcacgcgcgccgccgccgtgcTCGTGGCTGCGCTGCCCGTCGTGCGCGACCACCACGTGGCGTACAAGCTCCTGGCCGCCATTCGCATGCTCGTCGATGGACAAG AGAATGTAGCGCGCGTGCTGGCGGGGAGCGCGGGCGCGctgcgggcggcggcgcgctgGGGGGCGGACGCGCACGCGGGCGCGGGGGGGGAGGCGCCGCGGCTGCTGGCGTGGCTCGTGCGCCTCCTGCCCAGAGACTACGCGCTCGAAAACGTCATCCAG AAGGCTGTGTCTCAAGTTTGGTGA